A genomic window from Flavobacterium azooxidireducens includes:
- the ccsA gene encoding cytochrome c biogenesis protein, with the protein MDKKILSFLFSTRLMAFLFIAFAAAMAVGTFIENDYNTDTARIWVYNAWWFEVIMVFFVINFIGNIKRYQLWKKEKWATLLLHFSFIFILVGAFITRYISFEGMMPIREGASEKRFYSDKTFLTVLTDGDFRGETKRKTIEKPLILSQAANNSFTINDKFDTKPYTIRYKNFIMNATESIKPDESGETFLKLVESSGGTRHEHHLKEGEVQSLHGILFAYNKETDGAINIIQDGDSFFIKSTFGGDFMRMADQMKGLVLKDSLQPLMFRSLYNIAGAQFVLPDAPVKGKKEYVSNNDWKDMSTDDALIVEVEANGETKEVTLVGSKGKQGVPQTVTMGDLDITLMFGSKIYELPFSIHLNDFIAKRYPGTINSYSAFESKVTVLDGDKKQDAHIYMNNILDYKGYRFFQAQFDQDEKGTILSVNHDFWGTWLTYIGYFLLYIAMMAILFDKNTRFNDIKVKLEKVKKKKSALLSLSFLLFSLVGFSQNAEENHNHQRPSLAEVEKFLETTIPKPEHAAKFGRLVIQDAGGRMKPVNTFSSELLRKVSKSDNYKGYTSDQVFLSMSQTPNAWFEVPLVFLNRGNDSIRNVLGIEKDAKYAPFISFFDEKGNYKLSPFLDEAYKAAIPNKFQSDFIAVDKKVVLLNSALSGSILKIFPVPNDDNNKWISYLELDEYQDTELANLKNILPAYMQILGEASKTQDYQMADDIIGGMEKFQIKYGSEVRPSDKRIDSEILYNKYDIFKNLYYLYMLAGVLMLIFTVIQIVKSSKFINYTINAFHILIGFFFVLHTLGLIARWYISGHAPWSDAYESMIYVAWATMFFGLAFDRKSKLTVASGAFVASMILMIAHWSWMDPSIANLQPVLDSYWLMIHVSVIVGSYGPFTLGMILGIVSLLLILLTNEKNKERMKLSIQEITYINEMALTIGLVMLTIGNFLGGQWANESWGRYWGWDPKETWALISIMIYAFVIHARFVPSLRGTWVFNLMSIFAFYSIMMTYFGVNFYLTGLHSYASGDKVVTPSFVYISAILITLLGIASYFKYKKYYKK; encoded by the coding sequence ATGGACAAAAAAATACTTTCCTTCCTTTTTTCCACACGTTTAATGGCTTTTTTATTCATCGCATTTGCAGCAGCGATGGCAGTTGGAACCTTTATCGAAAATGATTATAATACAGATACAGCCCGAATCTGGGTTTATAATGCTTGGTGGTTTGAAGTAATTATGGTATTTTTTGTCATCAATTTTATTGGAAATATTAAACGTTATCAACTTTGGAAAAAGGAAAAATGGGCTACTTTATTATTGCATTTTTCATTTATCTTCATTTTAGTTGGAGCTTTTATCACTCGATACATTAGTTTTGAAGGGATGATGCCAATTCGTGAAGGTGCTTCAGAAAAACGTTTTTATTCTGATAAAACGTTCCTCACGGTTTTAACCGATGGCGATTTCAGAGGTGAAACCAAGCGAAAAACCATCGAAAAACCGCTAATTTTATCGCAAGCAGCCAACAATAGTTTTACGATTAACGATAAATTTGATACGAAACCATACACCATTCGCTATAAAAATTTTATAATGAATGCCACCGAAAGCATCAAACCGGATGAAAGTGGCGAAACGTTTTTAAAATTAGTCGAATCGAGTGGAGGAACTCGTCACGAACATCATTTAAAAGAAGGCGAAGTACAAAGTTTACACGGAATTCTTTTTGCCTACAACAAAGAAACAGACGGAGCTATTAACATCATTCAAGATGGAGATTCCTTTTTTATCAAATCTACTTTTGGTGGCGATTTTATGCGAATGGCCGATCAAATGAAAGGGTTGGTTTTGAAAGATTCCCTGCAACCATTGATGTTTCGTTCGCTTTATAACATTGCCGGAGCTCAATTTGTTTTACCCGACGCACCTGTGAAAGGTAAAAAAGAATACGTTTCCAACAACGATTGGAAGGATATGTCAACTGATGATGCTTTGATTGTTGAAGTAGAAGCCAATGGTGAAACAAAGGAAGTGACTTTAGTTGGTTCCAAAGGAAAACAAGGCGTTCCGCAAACAGTGACAATGGGTGATTTGGATATCACATTGATGTTTGGAAGTAAAATTTACGAACTTCCTTTTAGCATTCATTTAAATGATTTTATTGCCAAAAGATATCCCGGAACCATCAACAGTTATTCTGCTTTTGAAAGTAAAGTGACCGTTTTAGATGGCGATAAAAAGCAAGATGCTCATATTTATATGAACAATATTTTGGATTACAAAGGCTACCGATTTTTTCAAGCTCAGTTTGATCAAGATGAAAAAGGAACAATTCTGTCGGTAAATCACGATTTCTGGGGAACTTGGCTCACGTACATCGGTTATTTTTTACTTTACATTGCGATGATGGCGATTTTATTTGATAAAAATACTCGTTTTAACGATATTAAAGTGAAGTTGGAAAAAGTGAAGAAAAAGAAATCCGCCTTATTGTCTCTTTCATTTCTACTTTTTTCGTTGGTGGGATTTTCTCAAAATGCTGAGGAGAATCACAATCATCAACGACCTTCATTAGCAGAAGTTGAGAAGTTTCTGGAAACCACCATTCCAAAACCCGAACACGCAGCCAAATTTGGTCGTTTAGTGATTCAAGATGCTGGTGGAAGAATGAAACCGGTGAATACTTTTTCGTCGGAATTACTACGAAAAGTGAGCAAAAGTGACAACTACAAAGGATATACTTCTGATCAGGTTTTTCTATCGATGTCGCAAACCCCAAACGCTTGGTTTGAAGTGCCATTAGTGTTTTTAAATCGAGGAAATGACAGTATTCGAAATGTTTTAGGCATTGAAAAAGATGCTAAATATGCTCCATTCATTAGTTTTTTTGACGAAAAAGGAAATTATAAATTAAGTCCATTTTTAGACGAAGCGTACAAAGCAGCTATTCCTAATAAATTTCAAAGTGATTTTATTGCTGTAGATAAAAAAGTAGTGCTTTTAAATTCGGCTTTAAGCGGAAGCATTCTCAAAATTTTCCCTGTTCCGAATGATGATAACAACAAATGGATTTCGTATTTAGAATTAGATGAATACCAAGATACAGAACTTGCCAACCTTAAAAATATTCTTCCGGCTTATATGCAAATTTTAGGAGAGGCAAGTAAAACGCAAGACTATCAAATGGCTGATGACATCATCGGTGGAATGGAAAAATTTCAAATCAAGTACGGAAGTGAAGTTCGTCCATCTGATAAAAGAATTGATTCTGAAATATTATATAACAAATATGATATTTTCAAGAATTTGTATTATTTGTATATGTTAGCGGGTGTTTTGATGTTGATTTTTACGGTAATTCAAATTGTAAAATCATCTAAATTCATCAATTATACGATAAATGCTTTTCATATTCTAATCGGATTTTTCTTTGTCTTACATACGTTAGGGTTAATTGCCCGTTGGTACATTTCAGGTCACGCACCGTGGAGTGATGCTTATGAAAGTATGATTTATGTAGCGTGGGCAACAATGTTTTTCGGATTGGCATTTGACAGAAAATCGAAGTTAACCGTTGCTTCGGGAGCTTTTGTAGCATCGATGATTTTAATGATTGCTCATTGGAGTTGGATGGATCCTTCGATTGCGAATTTACAACCGGTTTTGGACTCCTATTGGTTGATGATTCACGTGTCAGTAATTGTAGGGAGTTATGGACCATTTACGTTAGGAATGATTCTAGGAATAGTGTCGCTTTTATTGATTTTGTTAACCAATGAAAAAAATAAAGAACGAATGAAACTAAGCATTCAGGAAATCACTTACATCAACGAAATGGCGTTAACCATCGGTTTGGTAATGCTTACAATCGGTAACTTTTTAGGAGGACAATGGGCCAACGAAAGTTGGGGACGCTATTGGGGTTGGGATCCAAAAGAAACGTGGGCTTTGATTAGTATTATGATTTATGCATTTGTGATTCATGCTCGATTTGTGCCTTCGTTACGTGGAACCTGGGTGTTTAATTTAATGAGTATTTTCGCCTTCTATTCAATTATGATGACGTATTTTGGTGTGAATTTTTACCTAACCGGATTGCATTCGTATGCCAGCGGAGATAAAGTGGTAACGCCAAGTTTTGTTTATATTTCTGCGATTTTGATAACATTGTTAGGGATTGCTTCTTATTTCAAATATAAAAAATATTATAAAAAATAG
- a CDS encoding Rossmann-like and DUF2520 domain-containing protein: protein MVSIVIIGSGNVAQHLISAFLQSDEIELVQVFSRQKESVSHLISSDKIVSDFAEIKQADLYLIAVSDNAIADVSTKLPFENRLVVHTSGSMPMEILDSKNRQGVFYPLQTFTKNKPVNFKEIPICLEAEVEKDFKTIETVAKTISSVVQSISSEQRKALHVAAVFVCNFVNHLYKIGNEICEENQLSFELLKPLIIETAQKIIHLSPENAQTGPAKRNDSETINTHLNFLSDENQKEIYKLLTKSIIDDGKKL, encoded by the coding sequence ATGGTTTCAATTGTTATTATCGGTTCAGGAAATGTAGCTCAACATTTGATTTCTGCTTTTTTGCAAAGTGATGAAATTGAGCTCGTTCAGGTTTTTTCGAGGCAAAAAGAAAGTGTTTCGCATTTGATTTCTTCGGATAAAATTGTTTCTGATTTTGCTGAAATTAAACAAGCGGATTTATACCTAATTGCCGTTTCGGATAATGCGATTGCTGATGTTTCGACAAAACTTCCATTTGAAAATCGATTAGTTGTTCATACATCCGGTAGCATGCCGATGGAAATTTTGGATTCAAAAAATCGTCAAGGTGTTTTTTATCCGTTACAAACATTTACTAAAAATAAACCGGTTAATTTTAAAGAAATTCCGATTTGTTTGGAAGCTGAAGTTGAGAAAGATTTTAAAACAATTGAAACTGTTGCTAAAACTATTTCATCGGTTGTACAATCTATTTCATCTGAACAACGAAAAGCATTGCACGTGGCAGCAGTTTTTGTGTGTAATTTTGTCAATCATTTGTATAAAATCGGAAATGAAATTTGTGAAGAAAATCAACTTTCATTTGAATTATTGAAGCCTTTGATTATTGAAACGGCTCAAAAAATCATCCATTTATCACCTGAAAATGCTCAAACCGGACCAGCCAAAAGGAATGATAGCGAAACAATCAATACCCATTTGAATTTTTTGTCTGATGAAAATCAAAAGGAAATTTATAAACTTCTAACTAAATCTATTATTGACGATGGCAAAAAGCTATAA
- a CDS encoding KdsC family phosphatase: protein MAKSYKELMNEITTFIFDVDGVLTDSSVHITPTGEMLRIMNIRDGFALKAAVESGYHVCIISGGSNEGVRIRLKNLGISDVYLGSPDKVKTFKEYCAIYNINPEQVLYMGDDIPDYHVMKLVGLPTCPQDSSPEIKAISKYISHKNGGKGAVREVIEQVMKVQGKWHLYYDGKHD, encoded by the coding sequence ATGGCAAAAAGCTATAAAGAATTAATGAATGAAATAACCACCTTCATTTTTGATGTAGATGGCGTTCTTACGGATAGTTCTGTACATATTACCCCAACGGGCGAAATGCTTCGCATTATGAATATTCGGGATGGTTTTGCGTTAAAAGCTGCGGTTGAAAGCGGTTATCACGTTTGTATAATTTCCGGCGGAAGTAACGAAGGCGTTCGAATTCGTTTAAAAAATCTCGGCATTTCTGATGTCTATTTAGGTTCGCCCGATAAAGTGAAAACATTCAAAGAATACTGTGCTATTTACAACATAAATCCGGAACAAGTTTTATATATGGGTGACGATATTCCCGATTATCACGTGATGAAATTGGTTGGATTACCTACTTGTCCGCAAGATTCGAGTCCGGAAATTAAAGCAATTTCAAAATACATTTCGCATAAAAACGGTGGAAAAGGTGCCGTTCGTGAAGTCATTGAACAAGTGATGAAAGTGCAAGGGAAATGGCATTTGTATTATGATGGGAAGCATGATTAA
- a CDS encoding geranylgeranylglycerol-phosphate geranylgeranyltransferase, whose protein sequence is MQLIFRYGFLNQQDGYLALADWQYFLFVLSTVLLAAAGYVINDIFDQETDTINRPEKVIVGKAISESRAYNIYVGLNIAGVAIGFYLSNLINKPSFATIFIFIAACLYFYATTLKKMLLLGNLLVAFILGLSVLIIGVFDLYPATYDGNREKMGLLFKILTDYAIFAFVVNFIREIIKDAEDTKGDYNQGMQTLPIVLGINRTAKIIFVLLLAAIAIIFWYTNQHLMDFNLYYAVLYVLFLVIGPLLYALIKSWNAKSSSDFRHLSIILKWVIFFGILSIAVITYNIKINTNA, encoded by the coding sequence ATGCAATTAATTTTCCGATACGGATTTTTAAACCAACAAGATGGATATTTAGCATTGGCGGATTGGCAGTATTTTCTATTTGTTTTATCCACTGTTTTATTGGCAGCGGCTGGTTATGTAATTAATGATATTTTTGACCAGGAAACCGATACCATCAATCGACCGGAGAAAGTAATTGTTGGAAAAGCCATTTCCGAATCAAGAGCCTATAATATTTATGTAGGACTTAATATTGCCGGTGTTGCCATTGGTTTTTATCTTTCCAATTTAATTAATAAACCAAGTTTTGCTACGATTTTCATCTTCATTGCAGCCTGTCTTTATTTTTATGCAACCACTTTGAAGAAGATGTTGTTGCTAGGTAATCTTTTAGTTGCTTTTATTCTTGGGTTAAGTGTTTTAATTATTGGTGTATTTGATTTATATCCGGCTACTTATGATGGAAATCGTGAGAAAATGGGTTTACTATTTAAAATTCTTACCGATTATGCCATTTTTGCTTTTGTAGTAAATTTTATTCGGGAAATAATTAAAGATGCGGAAGATACAAAAGGTGATTATAACCAAGGAATGCAAACGCTTCCAATTGTTTTGGGTATTAACAGAACAGCTAAAATAATTTTCGTTTTATTGCTTGCTGCAATTGCTATTATATTTTGGTATACGAATCAGCATTTGATGGATTTTAACTTGTATTATGCTGTTTTATATGTACTTTTCTTAGTTATTGGTCCTCTTTTATATGCTTTAATTAAAAGTTGGAATGCTAAATCCAGTTCAGATTTTCGTCATTTGAGTATCATTTTAAAATGGGTTATTTTCTTTGGGATTTTGTCGATTGCTGTGATTACATATAACATCAAAATCAATACAAATGCTTAG
- a CDS encoding Maf-like protein: protein MLREKLKSYKIILASGSPRRQQFFKDLDIDFEIRLKEVEEIYPLHLQAQEITNYLAELKAKAFDGELKPNEILITSDTIVWHNNQCLGKPKDEEDAFKMLQSLSNSTHEVITSVCFKTNSKTETFHEVTKVTFRELSDEAIRYYLTNYKPFDKAGSYAIQEWIGYVGISKIEGSYTNVVGMPMHLVYQKMLTFVP, encoded by the coding sequence ATGCTTAGAGAAAAACTAAAATCGTATAAAATAATTTTAGCTTCGGGTTCGCCCAGAAGACAACAGTTTTTTAAAGATTTAGACATTGATTTTGAAATTCGTTTAAAAGAAGTGGAAGAAATTTATCCGCTACATCTTCAAGCACAAGAAATTACTAATTATTTAGCGGAATTAAAAGCCAAAGCATTTGATGGAGAACTAAAACCAAACGAAATTCTAATCACGAGCGACACTATCGTTTGGCACAACAATCAATGTTTAGGTAAGCCTAAAGATGAAGAAGATGCTTTTAAAATGTTACAATCTTTGTCTAATTCTACGCATGAAGTGATTACTTCAGTGTGTTTTAAAACAAATTCAAAAACCGAAACATTTCATGAAGTCACAAAAGTAACATTTCGTGAACTTTCTGATGAAGCAATTCGTTACTATTTAACCAATTACAAACCGTTTGACAAAGCCGGAAGTTATGCCATTCAAGAATGGATTGGCTATGTTGGCATCAGTAAAATTGAAGGTTCATATACCAATGTTGTTGGGATGCCAATGCATTTAGTTTATCAAAAAATGCTTACTTTTGTCCCCTAA
- a CDS encoding mechanosensitive ion channel domain-containing protein has protein sequence MEFVNLYIKEVVASGIVIVIAIILRLLVAKIVRRFARVSEILVHRTNLVIKYFNILIGIITIIELFIIWGVKPQNVILVTSSVFAVIGVAMFAQWSILSNVSSGIILFFSAPFKIGDTIRIHDKDFPIEAEIEDIRGFHTYLKTAEGELITYPNSLLLQKGVTVIKFPREEKEFID, from the coding sequence ATGGAGTTTGTTAATTTATATATAAAAGAAGTTGTTGCTTCGGGCATAGTTATTGTTATTGCTATTATCTTACGTTTATTAGTTGCGAAAATTGTTAGAAGGTTTGCTCGAGTTAGTGAAATCCTTGTGCATCGAACAAATCTTGTTATCAAGTATTTTAATATTTTAATTGGAATAATCACAATAATTGAATTATTCATTATTTGGGGTGTAAAACCACAAAATGTTATCTTAGTTACCTCTTCTGTTTTTGCTGTAATTGGCGTGGCAATGTTTGCTCAATGGTCCATTTTGAGTAATGTTTCATCAGGAATTATTTTGTTCTTTTCGGCTCCTTTCAAAATTGGTGATACCATCAGAATTCACGATAAAGATTTTCCGATAGAAGCAGAAATCGAAGATATTAGAGGATTTCACACGTATTTGAAAACTGCAGAAGGCGAACTTATCACATATCCAAATAGCTTACTACTTCAAAAAGGGGTTACTGTGATTAAATTTCCACGAGAAGAAAAGGAATTCATAGATTAA
- a CDS encoding BamA/TamA family outer membrane protein, which yields MNQKHFFTLFFLCLFLFSSGQEKKTETDSTSLTYKRIENYSKKNNFTKFLHKLVFKTTKVTPIKPKSVKIPEKNHTLYEGKIIRNINIQTLDPFGYSEKDTAKKPKRFTEKAANSIHVKSKKFAIRNIVLIKRNKPYDSLMIKETERLIRSQRFIRRVDISSELVSAQSDSVDINITVLDSWSLIPNASLSSSRGSYELTERNFLGTGHLWDNRFQHDLDDKRNAFSTRYVIPNIRNSYVQTAFNYQIDLDNNYAKSIEMERRFFSPYTRWAGGVFLENRLRRDSLPDFSQEYKLQTFKFNTIDIWGGHSFDITRENNVNERSTNFVTTLRYLKINYLEDITSDFDPIDFYTNESFWLSGIGISSRKFVQEKFVFNYDIVEDIPIGKYYGVTIGNQLKNFDNRWYVGARATFGNYFKWGYLSTNYEYGTFFRDKKNEQSAFVAQINYFTPLMEFGRWKLRQFFKSDIILGGHRLDIQGDKISINESNGISGFNDPKFLGTKKMIFSFQTQSYSPWDWAGFRFSPFFNFSMAFLGNTEYDFQKSKGYAKLGMGVLITNDYLVFNSFQISFAYYPSIPNDGENLFKSNTFKTDDFGYLDFEINKPRVVLYQ from the coding sequence ATGAACCAAAAACACTTTTTTACGCTATTTTTTCTCTGTTTGTTTTTGTTTTCCTCAGGTCAAGAGAAAAAAACAGAAACAGATTCAACTTCACTTACTTATAAAAGAATTGAAAACTACTCTAAAAAAAATAACTTTACAAAGTTTCTTCATAAACTTGTTTTTAAGACTACAAAAGTCACTCCAATTAAACCAAAAAGCGTAAAAATTCCTGAAAAAAATCATACTCTTTACGAGGGTAAAATCATTCGAAATATTAATATTCAAACTCTTGATCCATTTGGATATTCTGAAAAAGATACAGCAAAAAAGCCAAAACGATTTACTGAAAAAGCTGCCAATTCTATCCATGTAAAATCTAAAAAATTTGCCATTAGAAATATTGTTCTTATTAAACGAAATAAACCCTATGACAGTTTGATGATTAAAGAGACAGAGCGTTTAATACGTTCGCAACGATTTATAAGAAGGGTAGATATTTCTAGTGAATTAGTCTCAGCACAATCTGACAGTGTAGATATAAACATTACAGTATTAGATTCATGGAGTTTGATTCCTAATGCCAGTTTATCTTCTTCAAGAGGATCTTATGAATTAACTGAACGTAACTTTCTCGGAACTGGCCACTTATGGGACAATCGTTTTCAACATGATTTAGACGACAAAAGAAATGCTTTTTCAACACGTTATGTTATTCCAAATATTAGAAATAGTTATGTTCAAACGGCATTCAATTATCAAATTGATTTAGATAATAATTATGCTAAAAGTATTGAAATGGAAAGAAGATTTTTCTCTCCTTATACCCGCTGGGCCGGTGGTGTTTTTTTGGAAAATAGATTACGAAGAGATAGTTTGCCGGATTTTAGTCAAGAATATAAACTGCAGACTTTTAAATTTAATACGATAGATATTTGGGGAGGCCATTCATTTGATATCACGAGAGAGAATAATGTGAATGAACGATCAACTAACTTTGTTACTACTCTAAGATATTTAAAAATAAACTATTTAGAAGACATAACCAGTGATTTTGACCCAATCGATTTTTATACAAATGAATCTTTTTGGTTAAGTGGAATTGGAATTTCTTCCCGAAAATTCGTTCAAGAAAAATTTGTTTTTAACTATGATATTGTGGAAGATATTCCGATTGGAAAATATTACGGAGTTACGATTGGAAATCAACTCAAGAACTTTGATAATCGATGGTATGTTGGAGCGAGAGCAACATTTGGGAATTATTTTAAATGGGGCTATTTAAGTACAAATTATGAATATGGTACTTTTTTTAGAGACAAAAAAAACGAACAAAGTGCTTTTGTTGCTCAAATAAATTATTTTACTCCTTTAATGGAATTTGGAAGATGGAAATTACGTCAGTTTTTTAAAAGTGATATAATTCTTGGAGGTCATCGCTTAGACATTCAAGGCGATAAAATATCTATAAATGAATCAAACGGAATTTCAGGATTTAATGATCCTAAGTTTTTAGGAACAAAAAAAATGATTTTTTCTTTTCAAACACAATCCTACTCTCCTTGGGATTGGGCCGGATTTCGATTCAGTCCATTTTTTAATTTTTCAATGGCGTTTTTGGGAAATACAGAATACGATTTCCAAAAAAGTAAGGGATACGCTAAGTTAGGAATGGGTGTTTTGATTACAAATGACTACTTAGTATTTAATTCTTTCCAAATTTCTTTTGCCTACTACCCAAGTATACCTAATGATGGTGAAAATTTATTCAAATCTAATACGTTTAAAACAGATGATTTTGGTTATTTAGATTTTGAAATTAATAAACCAAGAGTTGTTTTGTATCAATAA
- a CDS encoding PIG-L family deacetylase, translated as MGLKKYFILLLLLFASTLLAQQPQKPSSVEIYHQIQKLNFLGSVLYVAAHPDDENTRLISYMANHVKARTGYLSITRGDGGQNLIGTELRELLGVIRTQELLEARKIDGGEQFFTRANDFGFSKVPDETLKIWNKNEVLEDMIYIIRKFKPDVIINRFDHRSPGTTHGHHTSSAMLSIELFDQTNDPKVYPNQLKFTSTWQPKRLFFNTSWWFYGGKEKFDKADKSKLNNFDMGVYYPSFGKSNQEIAALSRSRHQSQGFGSTGSRGDEIEYLELIKGEAAKDNKNIFEGIDTSWNRVKGGAEIGKLVTQIEKDFDFRNPSASIPKLIEAYTLIQKLDDEHWKKIKAEEIKKIISGCAGLFLEAVAESQSSTPGSTLKVRIEAINRSNQKMVLNSINTNPSSITAFSTTALKNNQPQYIDLELNLDKNEEYTAPYWLKEQGTVGMYAVSNQENIGIPDIIRTISVTFLVEINGTVIPFEREVIYKYNDEVKGEVYKPFDVVPVATSSILDKVKIFNSEKNKSVGVKIKAGKDDVSGNAFLTVAQGWKVSPESIPFQINKKGGETTVYFEVTPPKNSAEITATSYLVVDGEKLDKEQINIQYEHIAQQQVLANSEAKFSKLDIIIKNEKIAYIMGAGDEVPLYLSQMGYEVTILKPEEITLENLQNFQVVVMGIRAYNTVDELSFKQQLLFDFVKNGNTMIVQYNTTGKLTVKELAPFSLKLSRDRVTEEDAEVRFLAPNHKIVNFPNKITSNDFKGWVQEQGLYYPNEWDATFTPILSSNDKGEDPKNGGLLVAQYGKGYYIYTGLSFFRELPAGVSGAYRLFANMISIGTKTN; from the coding sequence ATGGGGTTAAAAAAATACTTTATACTTTTATTATTACTTTTTGCTTCAACTTTATTGGCTCAACAGCCGCAAAAACCGTCTTCGGTGGAAATCTATCATCAGATTCAAAAACTTAATTTTTTAGGTTCTGTATTATATGTTGCTGCTCATCCGGATGACGAAAATACGCGATTAATTTCCTACATGGCTAATCATGTAAAAGCCAGAACTGGTTATTTATCTATTACTCGAGGAGATGGTGGTCAAAATCTTATCGGAACAGAATTACGTGAACTATTAGGCGTAATTAGAACCCAAGAATTATTAGAAGCCAGAAAAATAGACGGCGGGGAGCAATTTTTTACTCGTGCTAATGATTTTGGTTTTTCAAAAGTACCTGATGAAACCCTTAAAATTTGGAATAAAAATGAAGTGCTTGAAGATATGATCTACATCATCCGAAAATTTAAACCGGATGTTATCATTAATCGTTTTGACCACCGTTCACCCGGAACAACACACGGTCATCACACTTCTTCTGCAATGCTTTCGATTGAGCTTTTTGACCAAACAAATGATCCAAAAGTTTATCCAAATCAATTAAAATTTACTTCTACTTGGCAACCTAAAAGATTGTTTTTCAATACTTCATGGTGGTTTTATGGTGGGAAAGAAAAATTTGATAAAGCCGACAAAAGCAAGTTGAATAATTTTGACATGGGTGTCTATTATCCTTCTTTTGGAAAATCAAATCAGGAAATTGCCGCTCTCAGCCGAAGTCGCCACCAATCACAAGGATTCGGAAGCACCGGTTCAAGAGGTGATGAAATTGAATATTTAGAACTTATTAAAGGTGAAGCAGCTAAAGACAATAAAAATATTTTTGAAGGAATTGATACATCTTGGAATCGTGTAAAAGGAGGAGCAGAAATTGGAAAATTAGTGACTCAAATTGAAAAAGATTTTGATTTCAGAAATCCATCAGCGAGTATTCCAAAATTAATAGAAGCATATACTTTAATTCAAAAATTGGATGACGAACATTGGAAAAAGATCAAAGCAGAAGAAATAAAAAAAATCATCTCCGGATGTGCCGGATTATTTTTAGAAGCTGTTGCCGAATCACAAAGTTCAACCCCGGGAAGCACCTTAAAAGTAAGAATTGAAGCCATTAACCGCAGTAATCAAAAAATGGTCTTAAATAGTATCAACACTAATCCTTCGTCTATAACAGCTTTTTCAACTACAGCCCTAAAAAACAATCAACCGCAGTATATTGATTTGGAACTAAATCTTGATAAAAATGAGGAATACACTGCTCCTTATTGGCTAAAAGAGCAAGGAACTGTTGGAATGTATGCCGTTTCTAATCAAGAAAATATTGGAATTCCTGATATTATCCGAACTATTTCGGTTACTTTCTTGGTGGAAATTAATGGGACTGTAATTCCTTTTGAACGAGAAGTAATTTACAAATATAATGATGAAGTAAAAGGCGAAGTTTACAAACCATTTGATGTTGTACCGGTAGCAACTTCATCGATTTTAGATAAAGTTAAAATCTTTAATTCTGAAAAAAATAAATCGGTTGGTGTAAAAATCAAAGCCGGAAAAGATGATGTAAGTGGAAATGCATTTCTTACAGTTGCTCAAGGTTGGAAAGTATCACCCGAATCCATTCCATTCCAAATCAACAAAAAAGGTGGAGAAACAACGGTTTATTTTGAAGTCACTCCTCCCAAAAATTCTGCTGAAATCACAGCGACAAGTTATTTGGTTGTAGATGGCGAAAAATTAGACAAAGAGCAAATCAACATTCAATACGAACACATTGCTCAACAACAAGTTTTAGCAAATTCTGAAGCCAAATTCAGCAAGTTAGATATCATCATCAAAAATGAAAAAATAGCTTACATAATGGGAGCCGGCGATGAAGTTCCGCTTTATCTTTCGCAAATGGGATATGAAGTTACGATTTTAAAACCTGAAGAAATCACGCTTGAAAATCTTCAAAACTTTCAAGTTGTTGTTATGGGAATTAGAGCTTACAATACAGTAGACGAATTATCATTCAAACAACAATTATTATTCGATTTTGTCAAAAATGGCAATACAATGATTGTGCAATATAATACAACAGGAAAACTTACTGTAAAAGAATTAGCTCCATTTTCACTAAAATTATCAAGAGACAGAGTGACAGAAGAAGATGCAGAAGTTCGTTTCTTAGCTCCAAATCACAAAATAGTAAACTTTCCTAACAAAATAACTTCCAATGATTTTAAAGGATGGGTTCAAGAGCAAGGTTTGTATTATCCAAACGAATGGGACGCAACCTTCACCCCTATTCTCTCATCTAACGACAAAGGTGAAGATCCAAAAAACGGAGGTCTTTTAGTGGCTCAATACGGAAAAGGATATTATATTTACACCGGTTTGAGCTTCTTTAGAGAACTTCCGGCAGGTGTTTCAGGAGCGTATCGCTTGTTTGCAAACATGATTTCTATCGGAACCAAAACAAATTAG